In one window of Paraflavitalea soli DNA:
- a CDS encoding putative LPS assembly protein LptD: MHGNYSAATGFGISLTGFQDTTKPRTDTIPNKTDTIPAVRDSASIRSKDSAAIKSDTFDVKMSKDSLDAPVHYAASDSIVMDVPSKKVILYSKANVKYKDMDLTADSIEMDQQKNEVVATFRRDSAGNIIGRPKMIQADTKMDADLMRFNTKTQKGITQSTITAQGEMFVQGEKIKKISPTEYFAARGIITTCNLDTPHFAFRTPKMKMVSQKLAVTGPIHPEFEGVPVPIYLPFGFFPLSQGRHSGLLPPQFTASDQFGLGLEGLGYYKVLNDYFDVILRTNIYSYGGWAAFVTPSYRKRYRYNGSMNLAYQSTRILSNDAKQEFTTAQTFNISWSHTVDSRARPGQTFSANVNAGSSKYNQYVTNNPMRNVQNNLNSSITYSKTWGTRYNLTASANHNQNNNEPALINMNLPNVAFTVNTFYPFARKELIGESKWYEKLGVGLNTNVANQISIYEKDFSLSKLIDTMQWGAQHNIPIQLSLPSLGPLQVSPGISYQEKWYSRKFRRNWNKLTNRMDTSIQKGFYTARDLSFSLGLSTAIFGKFENFGPNSPITAIRHVIRPTFSISYKPDMAAKDYYTMQVDSTGKNFYRFSYYDGTIFGPFGEGQFGGISFGLDNNIEAKVRSKKDTTDGGIKKIRLIDGFGFNGGYNFLADSFKLSTISLYFRSTLFEKINITAGANLDPYKVNDRGYRINEYAWKGGRFSPGRITNGNIAVSTSFQSKPKDDKKAKEKEDQFNNNNLPPMTPEEQMEQMNYTQQHAAEFADFNIPWSLNISYSFSFSRNFKADYSGFETKTNSNMSLNGDFNLTPKWKMGMNTYYDFNTSAIQMFTMFISREMHCWQLSINVTPVGPIRTFNFTINPKSGILRDLKVNRTRYFYGQ; this comes from the coding sequence ATGCACGGTAATTATTCTGCTGCTACCGGATTTGGCATTTCATTAACGGGTTTCCAGGATACCACCAAACCCAGGACTGATACTATTCCCAACAAAACAGATACCATCCCTGCAGTCAGGGATTCTGCTTCCATCAGATCAAAAGATTCCGCCGCTATAAAGTCAGACACCTTTGATGTAAAGATGTCCAAAGACTCGCTCGATGCTCCCGTACATTATGCTGCTTCCGACTCCATCGTGATGGATGTGCCTAGTAAGAAGGTCATCTTGTATAGTAAGGCCAATGTGAAGTATAAGGATATGGACCTTACCGCCGACAGTATTGAAATGGACCAGCAGAAGAATGAGGTGGTCGCTACCTTCCGCCGCGATTCAGCGGGCAATATCATCGGCAGACCTAAGATGATCCAGGCCGACACGAAGATGGATGCTGATCTCATGCGCTTCAATACAAAGACCCAAAAGGGCATCACACAGAGTACCATCACTGCCCAGGGTGAAATGTTTGTACAGGGAGAAAAGATCAAAAAGATATCACCTACTGAATATTTCGCTGCCCGGGGTATTATTACTACCTGTAACCTCGATACCCCACACTTTGCTTTCCGTACACCCAAAATGAAGATGGTGAGTCAGAAACTGGCCGTAACCGGGCCTATTCACCCCGAATTTGAAGGCGTTCCTGTGCCCATATACCTGCCTTTTGGATTTTTCCCCCTTTCACAGGGAAGGCATTCCGGTTTGCTGCCCCCTCAATTTACCGCCAGCGACCAGTTTGGATTGGGATTGGAAGGGCTGGGTTATTATAAAGTATTGAACGATTATTTTGATGTGATCCTTCGCACCAATATCTATTCTTATGGTGGTTGGGCGGCATTTGTAACACCATCCTATCGCAAACGCTACCGGTACAATGGTTCCATGAACCTCGCTTATCAAAGCACCCGTATCCTGAGCAATGACGCCAAACAGGAGTTTACGACAGCCCAAACCTTCAATATTTCCTGGAGCCATACCGTAGACAGCCGGGCCAGGCCGGGGCAAACCTTCTCGGCCAACGTAAATGCGGGTTCTTCCAAGTACAACCAGTATGTGACCAACAACCCCATGCGCAATGTGCAGAATAACCTGAACTCATCTATCACTTATTCCAAGACCTGGGGTACCCGGTACAACCTGACGGCCAGTGCCAACCACAACCAGAATAATAATGAACCGGCGCTGATCAACATGAACCTGCCCAATGTGGCTTTTACAGTTAATACATTTTACCCTTTCGCACGAAAGGAATTGATTGGTGAATCTAAATGGTATGAAAAACTAGGCGTGGGATTGAACACCAATGTGGCCAACCAGATCAGTATCTATGAAAAAGATTTTAGCCTGAGCAAGCTCATCGATACCATGCAATGGGGCGCTCAACACAATATCCCTATCCAGCTATCACTGCCTTCGTTAGGCCCTTTACAGGTATCGCCCGGCATCAGTTACCAGGAAAAATGGTATTCCCGGAAATTTAGGCGCAACTGGAATAAGCTCACCAATCGCATGGATACCAGTATTCAGAAAGGGTTTTATACCGCCCGGGATCTCTCTTTCAGTCTGGGATTGAGTACCGCCATCTTTGGAAAGTTTGAGAATTTTGGACCCAACAGTCCCATTACCGCTATCCGACACGTAATAAGGCCTACTTTCTCCATCAGCTATAAGCCTGATATGGCCGCAAAGGATTATTATACAATGCAGGTCGATTCTACGGGTAAAAACTTCTATCGTTTCTCTTATTATGATGGTACCATCTTCGGTCCATTCGGCGAAGGCCAGTTTGGTGGTATCAGCTTTGGCCTGGATAATAATATAGAAGCAAAAGTGCGGTCTAAAAAAGACACCACAGATGGGGGTATTAAAAAGATACGCCTCATCGATGGTTTTGGTTTCAATGGTGGTTATAACTTCCTGGCCGACTCCTTCAAGCTGTCTACGATCAGCCTTTATTTCCGCAGCACCTTGTTTGAAAAGATCAATATCACTGCCGGCGCCAACCTCGATCCTTATAAGGTCAATGATCGCGGATACCGTATCAATGAGTATGCCTGGAAGGGAGGACGGTTCTCACCGGGCCGTATCACCAATGGTAATATAGCTGTTTCTACCTCTTTCCAGAGCAAGCCGAAGGATGACAAGAAAGCAAAGGAAAAAGAGGATCAGTTCAATAACAATAACCTGCCTCCTATGACCCCGGAAGAACAAATGGAGCAGATGAATTATACACAACAGCACGCCGCTGAGTTTGCTGATTTTAATATCCCCTGGTCATTGAATATTTCTTATTCTTTCAGCTTCAGCCGTAATTTCAAAGCCGACTATTCCGGTTTCGAAACAAAGACCAATTCCAACATGAGCCTGAATGGGGATTTCAACCTCACCCCCAAATGGAAAATGGGCATGAATACCTATTACGATTTTAATACTTCTGCGATACAGATGTTCACCATGTTTATTTCGCGCGAAATGCACTGCTGGCAATTGTCTATCAATGTGACCCCCGTAGGACCTATCCGCACCTTCAATTTTACCATCAATCCCAAATCAGGCATCCTTCGCGACCTGAAGGTCAACAGAACGCGGTATTTCTATGGGCAATAA
- a CDS encoding N-acetylmuramoyl-L-alanine amidase family protein, which translates to MFKRFTGIVVLAVSLSMLIAFTVKQPVPHKQKPALGIIIIDPGHGGMDPGTLGSYSRESRVALAISLKLGKAIKAAFPDTKVLYTRTTDILPGQRTLKESYYYRSDFANQSNGDLFISIHCNAIGKKPGGWYEKKIVSYKNVTTGKGKKKKTKQVPVYKSYYVKNTHKGTETYIWAADRVGFKGEAINQRQEESGEKTDSSITFDMSSPESRIRAQLYEKKYFAKSLLLANHVEEAFDKGGRISYGVKQRNQEGIWVLQATGMPSILVETGFLSNTEEEKYLNSEKGQNEVVAAIVAGLKKYKASLENTK; encoded by the coding sequence ATGTTCAAAAGGTTTACAGGGATAGTGGTGTTGGCTGTTTCCCTCTCTATGCTGATCGCTTTCACCGTTAAGCAACCGGTACCACATAAACAAAAGCCTGCATTAGGTATCATTATTATTGATCCCGGGCATGGTGGCATGGACCCCGGCACCCTGGGCAGCTATTCGCGGGAATCGAGGGTGGCCCTGGCGATCTCCCTCAAACTGGGTAAAGCCATTAAGGCTGCCTTTCCTGATACCAAGGTGCTGTATACCCGCACTACGGACATTTTGCCCGGACAAAGAACGCTAAAAGAGTCTTACTATTATAGGTCTGATTTTGCCAATCAATCGAATGGCGATCTGTTCATCAGCATACATTGTAACGCCATCGGCAAAAAGCCGGGGGGCTGGTACGAGAAAAAGATCGTTTCCTACAAAAATGTCACCACAGGCAAGGGTAAAAAGAAAAAGACGAAGCAGGTTCCGGTATACAAGTCCTACTACGTAAAAAATACGCATAAAGGTACTGAGACCTATATCTGGGCCGCGGACCGCGTAGGGTTTAAAGGAGAGGCTATTAATCAACGGCAGGAAGAGAGTGGAGAGAAAACAGATAGTTCTATCACTTTCGATATGAGTTCACCGGAGTCCCGTATCAGGGCCCAGCTGTATGAAAAGAAATATTTTGCCAAAAGCCTGCTGCTGGCCAATCATGTGGAAGAAGCATTCGATAAAGGCGGGCGTATAAGTTATGGGGTTAAACAACGGAACCAGGAAGGCATCTGGGTGCTGCAGGCCACGGGAATGCCCAGTATACTGGTAGAAACGGGCTTTCTTTCCAATACGGAGGAAGAGAAATACCTGAACAGCGAAAAGGGGCAAAACGAAGTGGTAGCAGCGATCGTGGCTGGTCTCAAAAAGTATAAAGCCTCGCTGGAAAACACGAAGTGA
- a CDS encoding N-acetylmuramoyl-L-alanine amidase family protein, giving the protein MIKKITCFLLIATVFTVLTAFYTEPTGVMQKPVIKTIIIDAGHGGSDNGARGDYSFEKDICLGIALKLGKKLEQEFPQIKILYTRTKDEYPSIKSRADFANVNKGDLFVSIHVNAGPKIKHSNFAGYRTETYYTGKGKSRKKRTRKVPKYTIYYTDNPSNGTETYIWAADRADAKGEYVSERMSEEVNDSTEYAPDINDPEFKAKSLLWTKRYFDKSLALATMVEEEFVNGGRVSRGVKQRNEKGIWVLQATAMPSILVETGFITHRPDEDYLNSVKGQEEVAGHVLAAIKRYKEGSEGK; this is encoded by the coding sequence ATGATTAAAAAGATCACCTGTTTTTTGCTGATTGCTACGGTTTTTACAGTATTGACGGCCTTTTATACTGAGCCTACCGGGGTAATGCAAAAGCCTGTGATTAAGACCATTATCATAGATGCCGGCCATGGCGGATCGGACAATGGAGCCCGGGGAGACTACTCCTTTGAAAAGGACATTTGCCTCGGCATAGCCCTTAAACTGGGTAAAAAACTGGAGCAGGAATTTCCCCAGATCAAAATACTGTACACACGTACGAAAGACGAATACCCCTCCATTAAGTCGAGGGCCGACTTTGCCAATGTGAATAAAGGTGATCTCTTTGTATCCATCCACGTAAACGCCGGCCCCAAAATAAAGCATTCCAATTTTGCGGGCTACCGCACAGAAACCTACTATACAGGCAAAGGCAAAAGCCGGAAGAAAAGGACCCGGAAGGTACCCAAATACACTATCTACTATACAGACAATCCTTCCAATGGGACTGAAACCTATATCTGGGCTGCTGACCGCGCCGATGCCAAAGGAGAATATGTATCAGAGCGTATGTCGGAAGAAGTGAATGACTCCACGGAATATGCGCCGGATATCAATGATCCTGAATTTAAGGCCAAATCGCTCTTGTGGACGAAACGCTATTTTGACAAAAGCCTGGCGCTGGCCACCATGGTGGAAGAAGAGTTTGTAAATGGCGGGCGGGTAAGCCGGGGTGTAAAACAACGGAATGAGAAGGGCATCTGGGTGCTCCAGGCCACAGCGATGCCCAGTATACTGGTAGAAACGGGCTTTATTACCCACCGGCCTGATGAGGACTACCTCAATAGCGTCAAGGGGCAGGAAGAAGTGGCGGGCCATGTATTGGCAGCCATCAAACGCTACAAAGAAGGTTCGGAAGGCAAATAA
- a CDS encoding MlaD family protein translates to MKISNETKVGSLTAIAIVILILGFNFLKGKNLADRSDKIYAEFPAVDGLQVSNPIFINGLQVGKVYGMVEKDKNLSGVVVTISLTKDINIPKNSVATISSELLGTTSIKIRLGSGGDYIQDGDTLQTAKTLGLADKLQSSLDPTLASVNKTLGSLDVVLQNLNSVLDPNTKNNLQSIVANLTSSSRSLEKLLDAQTGMLAKTLANTESVTGNLAKNNDKINATVDNLEKATAKLANVKLDEAVASLQGTLTKLGAAVDKVNSNQSSIGALLNDRKLYDQLLQTNRSLTTLLDDLRTNPKRYVNISVFGRKDKKGPLMSPIYDSTSTSKP, encoded by the coding sequence ATGAAAATTTCGAATGAAACCAAGGTGGGATCGCTGACTGCTATCGCTATCGTAATCCTGATCCTGGGCTTTAATTTTTTGAAAGGAAAAAACCTCGCCGACCGGAGTGACAAGATATATGCAGAATTTCCCGCGGTAGATGGCCTGCAGGTTTCCAATCCCATTTTTATTAACGGGCTCCAGGTAGGAAAGGTGTACGGAATGGTAGAAAAAGACAAAAACCTGAGTGGGGTGGTCGTGACGATCAGCCTTACCAAAGACATTAATATCCCCAAAAATTCTGTAGCCACGATCAGCAGCGAACTGCTGGGCACCACTTCTATCAAGATCAGGCTGGGCAGCGGCGGCGATTATATACAAGATGGAGATACTTTGCAAACGGCCAAAACATTGGGCCTGGCTGATAAACTGCAAAGCAGCCTTGACCCTACGCTGGCCAGTGTGAATAAAACACTGGGCTCGCTCGACGTGGTATTGCAAAACCTGAACAGTGTACTCGATCCCAATACTAAAAACAACCTGCAAAGTATTGTAGCCAACCTCACCTCTTCTTCCAGGTCACTGGAGAAATTACTGGATGCGCAAACGGGTATGCTGGCCAAAACACTGGCCAATACAGAATCGGTGACGGGCAACCTCGCCAAGAACAATGATAAGATCAATGCTACTGTAGACAACCTCGAAAAAGCCACAGCCAAACTGGCCAATGTAAAATTGGATGAAGCGGTAGCCAGTTTACAAGGCACCCTCACCAAACTGGGGGCTGCTGTAGATAAGGTCAACAGCAACCAAAGCTCCATCGGTGCGCTGTTAAATGATCGCAAATTGTACGACCAGTTATTACAAACGAATCGCAGTTTGACTACCTTGCTCGACGACTTGCGGACTAACCCAAAACGTTATGTTAACATATCTGTTTTTGGAAGAAAAGATAAAAAAGGGCCGCTGATGTCGCCTATATATGATTCTACTTCTACGTCGAAACCCTGA
- a CDS encoding OstA-like protein — MRRFICLFVFFALAFSSVSAQVTSTPQPGADTMKVVELIYADRLRTEQKDSVTEVQTLAGKVHLKQGKTQFYCDSAVYNKHTKIVEAFGHVHINDADSVHTYADYLLYHVDTKLATLTRNAKLTDGKTTLLTDELHYDANQKIGEYFNGGRVLNNQSVLTSKEGTYYGELKDIYFKKDVVLKDPKYYLKSDSLLYNTSTETATFITKTYIEDSAKRKITTREGYYDLKHRNASFGKRPIIEDTKARTKTIADIVETDDSTGITTLIGQAVHIDSAQGVSLLANLIITNRKEETLFATQHPLMIIKQDNDSIYVTADTLFSGRLSKMKVLTQKDSLTGKTDTIKGALTINTKDRPQNDSADRYFQGYHHVRIYSDSLQAVADSMFYSGIDSVFQLFTDPIAWASNSQITGDTMYLYTKNKKPQRLYVFENGFAVNKVGKDMYNQLRGNRMNGYFIDGNIDYMRSKGNAESVFYVMDSDSALVGVNKAEGDIIDLRFLNKELNKVVVISDPKATMFPAKQATEQDKVLRSFRWLEARRPKSKFEMFEN; from the coding sequence ATGCGAAGGTTTATCTGCCTGTTTGTATTTTTCGCACTGGCGTTTTCCAGTGTTTCTGCCCAGGTAACCAGTACCCCGCAGCCGGGCGCTGATACCATGAAGGTAGTGGAGCTGATCTATGCAGATCGCTTACGGACAGAGCAAAAAGACTCGGTTACGGAAGTACAGACGCTGGCGGGGAAGGTACACCTGAAGCAGGGCAAAACCCAATTTTACTGCGATAGCGCTGTCTATAATAAACACACCAAGATCGTGGAAGCTTTTGGCCATGTGCACATCAACGATGCCGACAGTGTACACACCTATGCGGATTACCTGCTCTACCACGTAGATACCAAACTGGCCACGCTCACCAGGAATGCAAAGCTCACGGATGGCAAGACTACGCTATTGACGGATGAATTGCATTATGACGCCAACCAGAAAATCGGGGAATACTTCAACGGCGGGCGTGTACTCAACAACCAATCGGTATTAACCAGCAAGGAAGGCACCTATTACGGCGAACTGAAAGATATTTATTTCAAAAAAGATGTGGTACTTAAAGACCCCAAGTACTACCTCAAGTCGGACTCTCTTTTATACAATACCAGTACGGAAACAGCCACCTTCATTACGAAAACGTATATCGAAGACAGCGCCAAACGTAAGATCACTACACGGGAAGGATATTATGACCTGAAGCACCGCAATGCCAGTTTTGGCAAGCGGCCCATTATAGAAGACACCAAGGCCAGAACAAAGACGATCGCAGATATTGTGGAAACGGATGATTCAACGGGTATCACTACGCTTATCGGCCAGGCAGTGCACATCGACAGTGCGCAAGGGGTATCCTTACTGGCAAACCTGATCATCACGAACCGGAAAGAGGAAACGCTCTTTGCCACGCAGCATCCTCTCATGATCATCAAGCAGGACAATGATTCGATCTATGTAACAGCCGACACGCTGTTCTCCGGCAGACTCAGTAAGATGAAGGTACTCACCCAAAAAGATTCCCTGACGGGCAAAACGGATACGATCAAAGGAGCACTGACGATCAATACCAAAGACAGACCCCAAAATGACAGTGCCGACCGGTATTTCCAGGGCTATCACCATGTGCGTATTTATTCAGATTCGCTGCAGGCGGTAGCCGACAGCATGTTCTATTCAGGTATTGACTCTGTTTTCCAGCTATTCACTGATCCGATAGCCTGGGCCAGCAACAGCCAGATAACAGGCGATACGATGTACCTGTATACCAAAAATAAAAAGCCGCAACGACTCTATGTATTTGAGAATGGCTTTGCGGTCAATAAAGTAGGCAAGGATATGTACAACCAGTTAAGGGGAAACAGGATGAATGGTTACTTTATAGATGGCAATATTGATTATATGCGTTCCAAAGGCAATGCCGAAAGTGTGTTTTATGTGATGGACAGTGACAGCGCCCTGGTGGGCGTTAATAAAGCCGAAGGGGATATTATTGATCTGCGTTTTCTCAATAAAGAATTGAATAAGGTAGTGGTCATCAGTGATCCTAAAGCTACCATGTTCCCCGCCAAACAAGCTACAGAACAGGATAAGGTGCTGCGCAGCTTCCGCTGGCTGGAAGCCAGGAGGCCGAAGTCGAAGTTTGAGATGTTTGAGAATTAG
- a CDS encoding glycosyltransferase family 4 protein, with amino-acid sequence MKINICGIGNPHNPKVWSGTPYNILKVLEANDNLASAFSSDENTLLSRFLKFTGALYYNVKPGWERRSRTVRQINAATSVKNTRRSVSNHTLHFGTGDLPFRKLPKGQYHYIYCDSTWDLWSTHSTFRHLYSKRIIKLCEELEQLSFAQATHIFPISEYVKENLINHYHVNPSKITVVGTGPGVIKPFFGQKDYRQKKILFAAKGRFEDKGGFIVLDAFKKALREHPDMHLSIVGQKKYQQMASHPNITAYDFLSIGQLQELFNSHSLFLMPAINEPWGLVYIEAMLCKMPIVGLNRNSFPELSHYGKFGVGIDSPDAERLAGVLSNLMSDTGRLTAMGAGAQSFALQQFTWRNTVQKIIDQITLIDKNGEAPAN; translated from the coding sequence ATGAAGATCAATATATGTGGTATTGGTAATCCGCATAATCCCAAAGTGTGGTCAGGTACACCCTACAACATTTTAAAGGTTTTGGAGGCCAATGATAACCTCGCCTCCGCTTTTTCTTCCGATGAGAATACCCTGCTGAGCCGTTTCCTGAAATTTACCGGCGCTTTGTATTACAATGTCAAGCCGGGCTGGGAGAGAAGAAGCAGGACCGTAAGGCAGATAAATGCTGCCACATCTGTCAAAAATACCCGCAGGTCAGTCTCAAACCATACATTGCATTTTGGCACCGGCGACCTGCCATTCAGAAAGCTCCCCAAAGGCCAGTATCATTATATTTATTGCGATTCTACCTGGGATCTGTGGTCTACACATTCCACCTTCAGGCACTTGTATTCCAAACGGATCATAAAGCTGTGTGAAGAACTGGAACAGCTTTCGTTTGCACAGGCTACACATATTTTCCCCATCAGCGAATATGTTAAAGAGAACCTGATCAATCATTACCATGTCAATCCTTCCAAAATTACCGTAGTGGGTACGGGGCCTGGTGTTATCAAACCCTTTTTTGGTCAGAAGGATTACAGACAGAAGAAGATATTATTTGCCGCCAAGGGTAGGTTTGAAGATAAAGGAGGATTCATAGTCCTGGACGCATTTAAAAAGGCCCTCCGCGAACATCCTGATATGCACCTGTCCATCGTTGGGCAAAAGAAGTACCAGCAAATGGCCAGTCATCCCAATATCACTGCCTATGATTTTCTGTCCATTGGCCAGTTGCAGGAGCTTTTTAATAGCCACAGCTTGTTCCTGATGCCTGCTATCAACGAGCCATGGGGATTGGTGTATATAGAAGCCATGTTGTGTAAAATGCCCATCGTAGGTTTGAACCGCAACAGCTTTCCTGAACTATCCCATTACGGTAAGTTTGGTGTAGGGATCGATTCACCCGATGCGGAACGGTTAGCAGGCGTATTGAGTAATTTGATGTCCGATACCGGCAGGCTTACTGCCATGGGGGCCGGCGCGCAATCTTTTGCCTTGCAGCAATTCACCTGGCGAAATACCGTGCAGAAGATTATTGATCAGATTACCCTGATCGATAAAAATGGGGAAGCCCCTGCCAATTGA
- a CDS encoding protoporphyrinogen/coproporphyrinogen oxidase translates to MKRIGVLGAGIAGCSFAKLAAGHFDVEILERNQVHGGIARTRTVEGVTWHPTGGHCFNSKYPEVLRFVFEQVLSKDQWHSVQRRAVIKLLDHEVLYPIEFAVKQIHAFAPDLALNITKDFLNAVDDRSYASLEDWFRKMFGHTLAEAYFIPYNTKIWNRHPREMSPAWVEGKLPLPDKQSFFKGLIGQANDQMPHASFYYPNSNDQNTFIDALADGLNIEYGFNVNHIHHDKSRRQWIVNGSRTYDMIVSTLPLDILPGLITGTPPGILEMAGQLRYNKVTTMLWETMPTNNTWTYIPSPDSLFHRYIHIGSFFSPARNFSIIEAVGEISRERMVKSAEQDPFLIRPLDYHVSDHAYVVFDENYAAATQRIQAYLQQAGMATLGRFGEWQYYNMDVCIKRSMDLVNQLKQKMELVKEVN, encoded by the coding sequence ATGAAGAGAATTGGTGTTTTAGGAGCAGGTATTGCTGGTTGTAGCTTTGCTAAACTGGCTGCAGGTCATTTTGACGTTGAAATACTGGAAAGAAACCAGGTTCATGGTGGCATCGCCAGAACAAGGACCGTGGAGGGTGTTACCTGGCATCCTACAGGAGGGCATTGTTTTAATTCAAAGTATCCTGAAGTCCTGCGGTTTGTCTTTGAGCAGGTACTCAGTAAAGACCAATGGCATAGCGTGCAAAGGCGCGCTGTAATAAAGCTGCTGGATCATGAAGTGCTATATCCTATCGAATTTGCTGTTAAGCAGATCCATGCATTTGCACCCGATCTCGCTTTAAACATCACAAAGGACTTTCTGAACGCTGTTGATGACAGGTCTTATGCTTCCCTCGAAGACTGGTTCAGAAAGATGTTTGGCCATACCCTGGCCGAAGCCTACTTCATACCCTATAATACCAAAATATGGAACAGGCATCCCCGGGAAATGAGCCCGGCATGGGTGGAAGGGAAGTTACCCCTGCCTGATAAACAATCCTTTTTCAAAGGATTGATCGGGCAGGCCAATGATCAGATGCCACATGCCAGCTTTTATTATCCCAACTCTAATGACCAGAATACATTTATTGATGCATTGGCCGATGGGTTAAATATTGAGTACGGGTTCAACGTAAACCATATCCACCATGATAAAAGCCGTCGGCAATGGATAGTTAATGGCTCCAGGACCTATGATATGATCGTGAGCACACTGCCGCTCGATATTTTACCCGGCTTAATAACAGGTACTCCGCCCGGCATCCTGGAGATGGCCGGCCAACTCAGGTATAATAAGGTGACCACCATGCTTTGGGAAACAATGCCCACCAATAATACCTGGACTTATATTCCCTCCCCCGACAGCCTGTTTCATCGGTATATCCATATCGGGTCGTTTTTTTCGCCCGCCAGGAACTTCTCCATTATCGAAGCCGTAGGCGAAATATCCCGGGAACGCATGGTGAAAAGTGCCGAACAGGATCCTTTTTTGATCCGTCCGCTCGACTACCATGTATCCGATCATGCTTATGTAGTATTTGATGAAAATTATGCTGCTGCTACCCAACGCATACAAGCCTATCTGCAGCAAGCGGGCATGGCTACATTGGGAAGATTTGGTGAGTGGCAATATTACAATATGGATGTTTGTATAAAACGTAGTATGGACCTGGTAAACCAACTGAAGCAAAAAATGGAACTGGTTAAAGAAGTAAACTAA